A stretch of Candidatus Hydrogenedentota bacterium DNA encodes these proteins:
- a CDS encoding D-xylose ABC transporter ATP-binding protein (with RbsBCD acts to import ribose into the cell; RbsA contains 2 ATP-binding domain) has translation ALAQSGVAIVFVSSEMEEVLHLPDRALILHEGKLSGELQHDMLTEEAVMHLATGNTAA, from the coding sequence AGCGCTCGCCCAATCGGGTGTGGCGATTGTTTTTGTTTCGAGCGAAATGGAGGAGGTGCTGCACCTGCCGGACCGTGCGCTGATCCTGCACGAAGGAAAGCTGAGCGGCGAGTTGCAGCACGACATGCTGACGGAGGAGGCGGTCATGCACCTGGCGACGGGAAATACGGCGGCGTAA